A region from the Benincasa hispida cultivar B227 chromosome 12, ASM972705v1, whole genome shotgun sequence genome encodes:
- the LOC120067516 gene encoding uncharacterized protein LOC120067516, which yields MSPFEALYGKSCRSPVCWDEVGERKLLGPELRHTMNEAIQKIRACMQIVQSRHKSYSDVSRKDLKFETGDKVFLKVATVKGVLRFGRKGKLSPQFIGHFEVLERIWPYSLSIGVATISIFDSQCFPCFVVEEVCDGFIPCGGL from the coding sequence ATGTCgccatttgaggccctatatggaaAGAGTTGCAGGTCTCCCGTATGCTGGGATGAGGTTGGTGAGCGAAAGTTGCTAGGACCTGAGCTAAGACATACCAtgaatgaggcaatacagaagatccGAGCATGTATGCAAATAGTTCAAAGCAGACATAAAAGTTACTCCGATGTTAGCCGTAAAGACCTGAAATTTGAAACTGGTGACAAAGTGTTTTTGAAAGTAGCAACTGTGAAAGGTGTTCTAAGGTTTGGTAGGAAGGGGAAACTAAGTCCACAATTTATTGGACATTTCGAGGTATTGGAGCGAATTTGGCCCTATAGCTTATCGATTGGCGTTGCCACCATCTCTATCTTCGATTCACAGTGTTTTCCATGTTTCGTTGTTGAGGAAGTATGTGATGGATTCATCCCATGTGGTGGACTTTGA
- the LOC120067031 gene encoding poly(ADP-ribose) glycohydrolase 1-like, producing MEIEIGEDLKSILPFLPLAMRSSTLFWPSQVVETLKSMAAGPDQSGVNSGEALFHSISNIRQSLSLSNQRLASSAQHGYALFFDKLMSETESMQWFGEVIPALGNLLLQLPFLLETHYRNDDQLASKGSGKFKTGLRLLASQVAGTVYLSQELIGALLACAFFCLFPVIDRRAQNLPTINFDYLFAILYDGRSKMQENKIRCIIHYFRRICSNIPVGFVSFERKVLPLNNCSGYFCCPKANFWINSTIPLCQFKVKDSGLIEDQTFGALEVDFANEYLGGGALHSGCVQEEIRFMINPELIVGMLFLPAMADNEAIEIVGAERFSNYTGYAFNFRFAGNHDDKQEKDSLGRRKTFITAIDALCSPGMRQYRLEFLLREVNKAFCGFFDQSKHNQYERLFLESGEDIMDHTDTSRYNLPVHESASDTRENCFGTYLIPECLDHKDDIGIATGNWGCGAFGGDPQVKSIIQWLAASQALRPFILYYTFGNEALPHLQKVSEWILGHKWTVGDLWSMLVEYCSQISNGQTHVGFFDWLLPASSKTNLCCFS from the exons ATGGAGATTGAGATCGGGGAAGATTTGAAGTCCATTTTGCCCTTTCTGCCGCTGGCAATGAGGTCGTCGACTTTATTCTGGCCATCCCAAGTAGTGGAAACTCTCAAGTCTATGGCAGCAGGCCCCGATCAGAGCGGTGTAAATTCTGGTGAAGCCCTCTTTCACTCCATCTCTAACATAAgacaatctctctctctctccaatcaACGCCTCGCTTCTTCTGCTCAACATGGCTACGCCCTTTTCTTCGACAAG CTTATGTCTGAAACAGAATCTATGCAGTGGTTTGGTGAGGTTATTCCAGCATTGGGAAATCTGCTTCTTCAGTTACCATTTTTGCTGGAAACTCATTATCGAAATGACGACCAGCTTGCTAGTAAAGGAAGTGGCAAATTCAAAACCGGTCTTCGTTTGTTGGCTTCTCAAGTTGCAGGCACTGTGTATCTTAGTCAG GAGTTGATTGGTGCGCTTCTAGCTTGTGCTTTCTTCTGTTTGTTTCCCGTCATTGATAGACGCGCccaaaatcttccaacaattaattttgattatttatttgc GATTCTCTATGATGGACGTAGTAAGATGCAGGAGAATAAGATACGATGTATTATACATTATTTCAGAAGGATCTGTTCCAATATTCCGGTGGGCTTTGTCTCATTTGAAAGGAAAGTACTTCCTTTGAACAATTGTTCAGGATATTTTTGTTGTCCAAAGGCCAATTTTTGGATCAACTCCACCATTCCTCTCTGTCAATTCAAG GTTAAAGATTCTGGCCTAATAGAAGATCAAACATTTGGAGCTCTTGAAGTCGATTTTGCTAATGAGTATCTTGGGGGTGGTGCTCTTCATTCTGGCTGTGTGCAG GAAGAGATTCGCTTCATGATCAACCCTGAATTAATTGTTGGCATGCTTTTCTTGCCAGCCATGGCAGATAATGAGGCAATCGAAATTGTTGGGGCAGAGAGGTTCTCAAATTATACAGG GTATGCTTTCAACTTTCGCTTTGCTGGAAATCATGACGACAAACAGGAAAAAGATTCACTTGGAAGACGTAAGACCTTTATCACAGCTATAGATGCATTGTGCAGTCCAGGGATGAGGCAGTACAGATTAGAATTCCTTCTTCG GGAAGTCAATAAGGCATTCTGTGGTTTCTTTGATCAATCAAAACATAATCAGTATGAGAGGCTATTCTTAGAAAGTGGGGAAGATATCATGGACCATACTGACACGTCAAGATACAATCTCCCG GTGCATGAATCTGCCTCAGATACTAGAGAGAATTGTTTTGGTACATATCTCATTCCAGAATGCTTGGACCACAAAGATGATATTGGGATTGCAACTGGCAATTGGGGTTGTGGTGCCTTCGGAGGAGATCCTCAAGTGAAGTCCATTATACAATGGCTTGCTGCTTCTCAG GCATTAAGGCCTTTCATTTTGTATTACACATTTGGCAATGAAGCACTGCCGCACCTACAAAAG GTGAGTGAATGGATTTTGGGACACAAATGGACAGTTGGTGATCTTTGGAGTATGTTGGTGGAGTATTGTTCTCAAATATCAAATGGACAAACTCATGTTGGTTTCTTTGATTGGCTCCTTCCAGCCTCCTCCAAAACTAACTTATGTTGCTTCTCTTGA